In Hyperolius riggenbachi isolate aHypRig1 chromosome 1, aHypRig1.pri, whole genome shotgun sequence, the genomic window ctggacccagggaggcactgcttgcgcttgcctccctgggtctgcacatgcacagacgcatgtgcatggtctgtgcccaggtatagccgccaaagagggccgccatacctgggcacagaccatgcacatgacggggagacctggacccagggaggcactgcttgcgcttgcctccctgggtctgcacatgcacagacgcatgtgcatggtctgtgcccaggtatagccgccaaagagggccgccatacctgggcacagaccatgcacatgacggggagacctggacccagggaggcactgcttgcgcttgcctccctgggtctgcacatgcacagacgcatgtgcatggtctgtgcccaggtatagccgccaaagagggccgccttacctgggcacagaccatgcacatgacggggagacctggacccagggaggcactgcttgcgcttgcctccctgggtctgcacatgcacagacgcatgtgcatggtctgtgcccaggtatagccgccaaagagggccgccatacctgggcacagaccatgcacatgacggggagacctggacccagggaggcactgcttgcgcttgcctccctgggtctgcacatgcacagacgcatgtgcatggtctgtgcccaggtatagccgccaaagagggccgccatacctgggcacagaccatgcacatgacggggagacctggacccagggaggcactgcttgcgcttgcctccctgggtctgcacatgcacagacgcatgtgcatggtctgtgcccaggtatagccgccaaagagggccgccttacctgggcacagaccatgcacatgacggggagacctggacccagggaggcactgcttgcgcttgcctccctgggtctgcacatgcacagacgcatgtgcatggtctgtgcccaggtatagccgccaaagagggccgccatacctgggcacagaccatgcacatgacggggagacctggacccagggaggcactgcttgcgcttgcctccctgggtctgcacatgcacagacgcatgtgcatggtctgtgcccaggtatagccgccaaagagggccgccatacctgggcacagaccatgcacatgacggggagacctggacccagggaggcactgcttgcgcttgcctccctgggtatgcacatgcacagacgcatGTGCATGGTCTACCTGGGCTCAGACCATGCACATCCAGGTCTCCCTGGGTCCAGGCAGTCCATGCAGCATACAGGCAGAGACACACACAATTAACAACACAGCACACCAGAATACGACATTTTGCCACTTCTCCTCAGGGTGGTTCTCCATACAACATGGTGGACCACCGAGTCTGTATAATAAGTGCACTAATTAGTGGAGGAAGGGAACATTAAAGTAGAGATGTTGGAAACAGACACATGTTGGATACACGGTAGGTAACTGTTGTACATTTGATAGTCAATAAGAACATCAATTTCCTGTAGCAATCATTTTATCCTGCCAAGTCACTGCACCTGACCCAGTAAAGTAGTCCTTGTATTTGTCCCTGTTGGTTTTTGCCTCGTAGGTGGGATTGTGTGAGGAACCGCTGTGCAACGGAACCATCCCCGGATGTGCCCTCCACTCCGCCGCCACAACACTTCCATTTTCAAAATCCTCCTGGTCTACCATTGTCGGTGGGCAATACCGTTGCACGTTTTTCTGCCGTAGGAAATTGTGCAGAGTGCACGCAGCTTTGACAATGACCTCCACTTTATCTGGGTCCACATTGATAGCCGTGAGGAAAACCCGAAAACGCTGTGCCAGGATCCCAAAAGCATTTTCCACAACACGTCTAGCACGCGATACCCTGTAGTTAAAGATCCTTTTCGGCTTGTCCAGTCCACGTTGAGGAAATGGCTTCACAAGATTCTCACCCAGAGCAAAAGCCTCGTCAGCCACGAACACAAAGTTTAGATGTTCCACTGTGTCATCATTGTTTGGCAGTTGCAGCTGTTTCTTCTTCAAGCGGCGGTTGAATTCAGTTGCCTCCATTACACCACCATCTGAGACACGGCCATTCTTCCCCACATCCACCATCATGAATTCATACCGTGCATTTACAAGCGCCATCAGAACCACACTGAAGAACCCTTTGTAATTGTAAAAGTACGAACCACTGTTGGGAGGTGGGTTGATACGCACATGTTTTCCATCCACTGCACCTCCACAATTAGGAAAATTCCAGATCATGTGGAAATCATGGGCCACTGCCTGCCACTCTGATGCATCTTGAGGAAACTAGAAATAAGGAGAAATACATGGTTAATCATCTGAAAGTACAATGTCGTAACAAAGGAGAAAAATCACTACAGAATAGGTTGCCAATGTAAACACTGTCATTTGCACAAGCGTTTCAGTTTGACGTTCAGTTTAAAAAGTTATCACTCGACAGCACACGCAAAACACACAATCCAGAAACATAAGTACATACCTTGACGTACTCGGGCATCAATTCCGACACAATAGCAGCACACGTTTCGGGGATGATTCTACCCAATGCCTGGGGTGAAATGGCAGCTGTAAACTTTAGATCTGCATATGAACGTCCGGTAGCCAGGTAGCGAAGGGTCACTGATAGACGCTGTTCTGCAGTAATAGCTGTTCGCATCACGGTGTCCTGCTTTGTTATCTTCGGCCCGATGCGCTCCAGCAGTTCATGAAAGTTAGCGTCTGACATGCGCATGTAATTGCGAAAGTCATCAGGATTGTTCTCACGCAACTCACGGATCAGACCCATGTGTCCCAACTCTTCCCGTTGTAGCAACCATTTCTTGCACCATTGTCGTCTCTCTCTCCTCGTCCTCCGACGCTTTGCTGCCGCCCTTCTCCTAGCTACTGCAGTCAATAGCAAAAGTCCAACAAAGGTCTGCAGACGATCTGGCTCGTACACATCCATGCTGACTCCTTGCTTGCAAAATGGCGAATGACACGCTCGCTAATCCGATCGGGCTTTTGTTTGCGGAACACTTCCGGCGTATTAATATTCCGCACGGAAGTACTATCCCTCACTCCTTATAACCTGCCCCTATCGCTATCGAAAACTAAACGAAGGTATAAACGAAAACCAAAAAAGGAAGTTTCGTTTCGTTTCAAGCAACCCTTCGATCCTggaaaaaacgaaaccatcagtatCGACAGCAAAAACGTACCCGTGGGTGGTGATTTTAACCATACGATCGATTTCTTCTATTTCGATAAGTATAAATggtacaatcgaaacgaaggcaaaaacgaaggcaaaaacgaaacgtgtattcccagcattatgggcTGTGTACTGTGTAGTGAGAGGGGATGATGTACTTAACATtgctgttgggggaactgctgttacTGGTGGAGCTGAAAAGAATAAACATCTGTTACCTCATGACTTTGGCCAGTGAATTTTGAATGAATGTTTGCCTTTTTGTTACATAATTGGTGACAGTGGTATCCCACACTTGGAgcagctaaaggcccatacacacgtcggatttttgcgaacgacccgtcgtttgaacgttccgtcgttcagtcgttcgcacgtcaaatccgacgtgtgtacagactatcgttctggggataagactggtttccagcgatccacCGGGCaaatcgctggaaaccagtcttatcacatgaacgatagtccgtacacacgtctgattccgcgtgcgaaccacgggacgttcaaacgacccgtcgttcagaaaaatccgacgtgtgtatgggccttaactgaTCAGAGAACTGGTCCCTAAAGGTAAATACACACGGCACACATTTGTCTGTAGCGACAGACAGATAAGAGACAACAGCGTACATTTAGACGTGACAATTCGAGCCTGTGACAATTGTAAATACGCGACAACAAACAAGTTGAAGATACGTAGAGCCGACTGTGAGGGAATGAAAAGCCTcaagggggccggaggaagcctctggtaagtataaatccttagaTGGTATTCGTCTCtgtaaactttaaagagaacccgaggtggatcttcagggggcagataggacacagagccatgttctctgcctaatgacatggctcttccccccccacccaccgctgcgctatagcccccccgAGTTTAGCAACAAGATGTGTCACTAGCTCGGAGGTAAACAGAGggtagagggattccctgtttaaaatgccCGCCAGGGGCAATTtgagtaatgtaacttaataaggaCCCAGGGCTGTAAATTACATTTTATCTGCGCCCGGCGGAttgctcaaaatcagtcttatcacccgaacgacagtctgtacacaagcCCAATTtggcgtgcgaacgactgaatgacgggacgttcaaacgacccgtcgtccggaaaaatccgacgtgtgtatgggcctttaagttGGACTGTCTGTAGTGAAGCTCTCACTGTTGACTTAGGACTGGTTAACATTACGAGTGCTTTTCCAAGTACCAATggtttgaaaaactcttgcttaTTTAATGCCAAgtgtcaggggcaaacccaggatttgcaTGGAGGAATTCCagcaaaggtctccctcagccacacacattacagtataatatggtaggacatcatgctgtgtacacacaatgcaatttccca contains:
- the LOC137551082 gene encoding putative nuclease HARBI1 — protein: MGLIRELRENNPDDFRNYMRMSDANFHELLERIGPKITKQDTVMRTAITAEQRLSVTLRYLATGRSYADLKFTAAISPQALGRIIPETCAAIVSELMPEYVKFPQDASEWQAVAHDFHMIWNFPNCGGAVDGKHVRINPPPNSGSYFYNYKGFFSVVLMALVNARYEFMMVDVGKNGRVSDGGVMEATEFNRRLKKKQLQLPNNDDTVEHLNFVFVADEAFALGENLVKPFPQRGLDKPKRIFNYRVSRARRVVENAFGILAQRFRVFLTAINVDPDKVEVIVKAACTLHNFLRQKNVQRYCPPTMVDQEDFENGSVVAAEWRAHPGMVPLHSGSSHNPTYEAKTNRDKYKDYFTGSGAVTWQDKMIATGN